From a region of the bacterium genome:
- a CDS encoding branched-chain amino acid ABC transporter permease: MKDLKQSLFISVWFMLLTFPIMVIRVNTIEKVVQWRWINMAAMGIGTFILSYLWRYMLARKEAGGNESEESVAWHQRVFSEKRLFIPFGAAFFTFAALFPLFVSEYRVNVMITAMIYVVLGLGLNIVVGLAGLLDLGYVAFYAVGAYTYALLNYHFHVGFWLALPLGALMGATLGILLGIPVLRLRGDYLAIVTLGFGEIIRLILENWGRFSFGPSGIANIPRPTFFGMELTRSQGILFMYYLMIVLGIFTIFVVNRLQDSRLGRSWLALREDEIACQAMGIDKMKTKLAAFALGATWAGMMGVVFAAKTAFINPASFTFLESAIILSIVVLGGMGSIFGVILGALILILLPEELRAFSQYRMLIFGASMVLMMVFRPQGIISNVRRSYEYHES; this comes from the coding sequence ATGAAAGATCTTAAACAGTCTCTTTTCATTTCAGTATGGTTCATGCTGCTCACCTTTCCCATAATGGTAATTCGCGTCAATACGATTGAAAAGGTCGTACAATGGCGCTGGATCAACATGGCGGCCATGGGGATCGGCACTTTTATCCTTTCCTACCTGTGGCGCTATATGCTGGCCCGCAAGGAGGCCGGTGGCAATGAGAGCGAGGAGAGCGTTGCCTGGCACCAGCGGGTGTTCAGTGAAAAAAGGCTCTTCATACCTTTTGGAGCCGCTTTTTTTACCTTTGCGGCCCTTTTTCCCCTTTTCGTTTCCGAATACCGGGTCAACGTTATGATAACGGCCATGATCTATGTTGTTCTTGGCCTGGGCCTTAATATAGTGGTAGGTCTTGCCGGACTCCTTGACCTCGGGTATGTGGCCTTCTATGCCGTCGGTGCCTATACCTATGCTCTACTGAATTACCATTTCCATGTGGGTTTCTGGCTGGCTTTACCGCTGGGGGCCCTGATGGGGGCTACATTAGGGATCCTGCTCGGTATTCCGGTTCTCAGACTACGGGGAGACTACCTGGCTATCGTAACCCTGGGTTTCGGTGAGATCATACGTCTGATCCTCGAGAACTGGGGCAGGTTTTCTTTCGGCCCCAGCGGAATTGCGAACATTCCCAGGCCTACCTTCTTTGGAATGGAACTGACACGAAGTCAGGGGATCCTTTTCATGTACTACCTGATGATCGTCCTGGGCATTTTCACCATTTTTGTCGTCAACCGTCTTCAGGACTCAAGGCTGGGAAGATCGTGGCTGGCCCTTCGCGAGGATGAGATCGCCTGTCAGGCCATGGGGATCGACAAGATGAAAACCAAGCTGGCGGCCTTCGCCCTGGGAGCCACCTGGGCCGGAATGATGGGAGTCGTCTTTGCCGCCAAGACAGCGTTCATTAACCCGGCAAGCTTTACCTTTTTGGAGTCGGCGATCATCCTTTCCATCGTCGTTCTCGGGGGAATGGGATCCATCTTCGGAGTTATCCTTGGCGCGCTCATACTCATTCTTCTTCCGGAGGAGCTTCGTGCTTTTTCCCAATACCGCATGTTGATCTTCGGGGCTTCCATGGTCCTCATGATGGTATTCAGACCCCAGGGAATTATTTCCAACGTCCGAAGAAGTTACGAATATCATGAATCCTGA
- a CDS encoding ABC transporter ATP-binding protein, which yields MNPDKISAPPDADAQKVLDITSLTMSFGGLRAVDSVDLDVKEGEIVALIGPNGAGKTTFFNCITGIYPPDSGDIDLIPKGGKPERLNGMKPNKITSRGMARTFQNIRLFHNMTALENIMVGRHCRTKAGILGAILRGPRTRREERDIVTSSYTLLHNVGLGDFVNEQAKNLPYGAQRRLEIARALATDPFLLLLDEPAAGMNPQETEKLMELIESIRKSGVSILLIEHDMKLIMRISDRILVLDHGLKIAEGNPAEIRSNQSVIEAYLGSSQVAN from the coding sequence ATGAATCCTGATAAAATCAGCGCCCCTCCGGACGCAGATGCGCAAAAGGTCCTGGATATTACCTCCCTTACCATGAGTTTCGGTGGGCTGAGGGCGGTTGACAGTGTGGACCTGGATGTGAAAGAAGGCGAGATCGTCGCCCTTATAGGCCCCAACGGAGCCGGTAAAACGACCTTCTTCAACTGCATTACCGGGATATACCCACCGGACTCCGGTGACATCGATCTTATCCCTAAAGGCGGGAAACCGGAACGATTAAACGGCATGAAGCCCAACAAGATCACCTCCCGGGGCATGGCCCGTACCTTCCAGAACATCCGGCTTTTCCATAACATGACTGCTCTCGAAAATATCATGGTTGGTCGTCACTGCAGGACCAAAGCCGGCATTCTGGGGGCTATCCTGAGGGGGCCGAGAACACGCAGGGAGGAACGTGACATCGTCACCTCCAGCTACACCCTTCTGCATAACGTTGGGTTGGGGGATTTTGTCAACGAACAGGCCAAGAACCTTCCCTACGGAGCCCAACGAAGGCTCGAGATTGCCAGGGCGCTTGCCACCGATCCCTTTCTTCTTCTGCTGGATGAACCCGCTGCCGGTATGAACCCCCAGGAGACGGAAAAGCTCATGGAACTTATCGAGTCCATCAGGAAAAGTGGCGTTTCCATTCTGCTTATTGAACACGACATGAAACTGATCATGAGGATATCCGACAGGATCCTGGTTCTCGATCATGGACTTAAGATCGCAGAGGGAAACCCGGCGGAGATCAGGAGCAACCAGAGTGTGATCGAAGCTTACCTGGGGTCGTCGCAAGTAGCGAACTGA
- a CDS encoding branched-chain amino acid ABC transporter permease LivH (LivHMGF is the membrane component of the LIV-I/LS branched-chain amino acid transporter), with amino-acid sequence MDYFFELFLGGLTRGSIYALIALGYTMVYGIIELINFAHGEIYMIGAFTALIAASLLTMAGFQGLAVLALAMVIAVIYAGAYGYTVEKVAYQPLRQAPRLSPLISAIGMSIFLQNYVLLAQTSDFLPFPSLIPQFKFMESIEHIFSSSELVIVTVTATTMILLTCLIKFTRMGKAMRATAQDRKMAMLAGININRVISTTFVIGSCLAAVGGVLIASHIGQINFYIGFIAGIKAFTAAVLGGIGSIPGAVLGGLVLGWTESFATGYISSDYEDVFAFLLLVIILIFRPEGLLGKSSTHKV; translated from the coding sequence ATGGATTACTTCTTTGAGCTTTTTCTAGGCGGTCTTACCCGCGGGTCGATCTACGCGCTTATCGCTCTGGGCTATACGATGGTGTACGGCATCATCGAGTTGATAAATTTTGCCCATGGCGAAATTTACATGATCGGGGCCTTTACAGCGCTTATCGCAGCCAGCCTGTTAACCATGGCAGGGTTTCAAGGCCTTGCAGTGCTGGCACTTGCCATGGTTATTGCAGTAATTTATGCCGGGGCCTACGGATACACCGTTGAGAAGGTCGCCTATCAGCCCTTACGCCAGGCGCCCAGGCTAAGTCCCCTTATCAGCGCCATCGGGATGTCCATTTTTCTTCAGAACTACGTCCTTCTGGCGCAGACATCGGACTTTCTTCCGTTCCCGTCCCTGATACCTCAGTTCAAGTTTATGGAGTCGATCGAACACATTTTCAGCTCCTCTGAGCTTGTCATAGTGACGGTAACGGCTACGACAATGATCCTGCTCACTTGCCTCATCAAATTCACGCGCATGGGGAAGGCCATGAGGGCCACGGCCCAGGACAGAAAGATGGCCATGTTGGCGGGAATAAATATTAACCGTGTGATATCCACGACCTTTGTCATCGGCTCTTGTCTGGCCGCAGTGGGCGGAGTTCTCATTGCCTCACATATCGGGCAGATCAACTTCTATATCGGGTTTATTGCCGGGATCAAGGCCTTCACAGCCGCGGTGCTCGGTGGGATAGGATCGATTCCGGGAGCTGTTCTTGGAGGTCTCGTGCTGGGCTGGACCGAAAGTTTTGCCACCGGCTACATTTCCAGCGATTATGAGGATGTTTTCGCCTTTCTCCTGCTGGTCATCATCCTGATATTCCGGCCTGAGGGTCTGCTGGGCAAGTCCAGCACCCACAAGGTTTAG